A genome region from Nitrospirota bacterium includes the following:
- a CDS encoding methyltransferase domain-containing protein, with product MTNDSRLPSLHSHLAWWGLRQFTSDEAYFQWQRETLSSEDLTTLHRLVEQKRRGSAADEIAFYDATAHPNILPVLYSQRYDYYLAIGLRVADRLGEARSILDVGCGVGILTTFYAEQYPDKSFVGIDRSPVSIARARERAQALGLTNVRFDCLDLDHTDSNPSYDLILATHALVQAEQDPGLPSRSWNTFERVSESQPQAAFEGRTGIGARLDCLSARLSINGRMILFEKTRQLARRIPLQRAVAARGFDLIEPPELIRYRLVEEVADDGPLYLLGRGISHPLHWDESPEPDEGCPFDRAKLESGLADPGAPLYENHWPSAQMVWEQLREKKVLRETTRQEPDGRQLHVELGQALEGVYLYCANTLDQRQLVLVEPASKAMLESYYREIARGEP from the coding sequence ATGACTAACGACTCACGGTTGCCATCGCTCCACTCACATCTGGCTTGGTGGGGTCTCCGGCAGTTTACGTCGGACGAGGCCTATTTCCAATGGCAGCGGGAGACGCTCTCTTCCGAAGACCTCACAACATTACATCGGCTGGTGGAGCAGAAGCGTCGTGGATCTGCTGCCGACGAGATCGCATTCTACGATGCCACGGCCCATCCGAATATCCTGCCGGTTCTGTATAGTCAACGGTACGATTATTATCTCGCCATCGGCCTTCGGGTCGCGGATCGCCTCGGCGAGGCCCGCTCCATCTTGGATGTGGGCTGTGGGGTCGGCATTCTCACGACGTTCTATGCGGAGCAGTACCCTGACAAGAGCTTCGTCGGAATCGATCGCTCGCCTGTCTCGATTGCTCGCGCACGAGAACGAGCGCAGGCGCTGGGGCTGACCAATGTGCGGTTCGACTGTCTCGATCTCGATCACACCGATTCTAATCCCTCCTATGATCTGATCCTTGCCACGCATGCTCTGGTGCAGGCCGAACAGGACCCTGGTCTTCCCAGTCGCAGTTGGAACACCTTCGAACGTGTCAGCGAGAGTCAGCCGCAGGCAGCCTTTGAGGGGCGAACAGGAATCGGTGCGAGGCTTGATTGTCTGAGTGCACGGCTTTCGATCAATGGGCGCATGATCCTATTTGAGAAAACCAGACAGCTGGCGAGGCGAATCCCGTTGCAACGGGCTGTGGCTGCACGAGGGTTTGATCTGATCGAGCCGCCTGAATTGATTCGTTACCGACTCGTCGAGGAAGTTGCCGACGATGGCCCTCTGTACCTGTTGGGGAGGGGAATATCGCATCCCCTTCATTGGGATGAATCCCCAGAACCAGACGAAGGTTGTCCGTTCGATCGAGCGAAGCTGGAATCAGGCTTAGCCGATCCTGGCGCGCCGCTCTATGAGAACCATTGGCCTTCTGCACAGATGGTCTGGGAGCAATTACGCGAGAAGAAGGTTCTTCGCGAGACCACGAGGCAGGAGCCGGACGGACGTCAACTGCATGTCGAGCTTGGGCAGGCATTGGAGGGAGTGTATCTCTATTGCGCCAACACCTTGGATCAACGCCAGTTGGTGCTTGTTGAGCCAGCCAGCAAGGCCATGTTGGAATCGTACTATCGAGAGATTGCCCGCGGCGAGCC